A single region of the Oenococcus kitaharae DSM 17330 genome encodes:
- a CDS encoding MerR family transcriptional regulator — protein MQLREFMTAVDATRDTVRFYIEEDLLSPSKSAGKYVFTRQEIIAYNEIIQLKQLGFSIELIKKIKQQHDINCSTSEQWQQNLALVETEIKRAEQELKRIEQRKERLTRVSNQLKDLLMAQ, from the coding sequence ATGCAATTAAGAGAATTCATGACTGCCGTGGACGCAACACGTGATACGGTTCGTTTTTATATTGAAGAGGATCTGCTATCGCCAAGTAAATCTGCTGGTAAATACGTTTTTACGAGGCAAGAGATCATAGCATACAATGAAATCATTCAACTAAAGCAGCTTGGATTTTCAATCGAATTAATTAAAAAAATCAAGCAGCAGCATGATATTAATTGTTCAACTAGCGAACAATGGCAGCAAAACTTAGCCTTAGTCGAAACGGAAATCAAAAGGGCTGAACAAGAACTCAAAAGAATCGAACAAAGAAAAGAAAGACTAACTCGCGTTTCAAATCAACTAAAAGATTTGCTAATGGCGCAATAA
- a CDS encoding YdcF family protein, translating into MHPIIPKSPEVPDLTEAEIDFLTNVVFGPKKEIKKCDALFVFSGTHPGHWEKALEAYKQTGVKKIIVTGGNSLTGVKHPEWQFGNKTEADVIIDYLLAHGVPSGQIFAEKLSTNSLENVKFALNVFDFSQINSLMFVCKSHAAGRQLRTLTKYLPSTIKYVPYTFDAEYSGQPVSREQWMASSVGRSRVWGEYLRILYYGQRGDISPLEIAP; encoded by the coding sequence ATGCATCCAATTATTCCTAAAAGTCCTGAGGTACCGGACCTGACAGAGGCTGAGATAGATTTTTTAACCAATGTCGTATTCGGTCCAAAAAAAGAAATTAAAAAATGTGATGCGCTTTTTGTATTTAGCGGCACGCATCCTGGTCATTGGGAAAAAGCGTTAGAGGCTTATAAGCAAACAGGTGTGAAAAAGATTATCGTCACTGGCGGCAACAGTTTAACAGGCGTCAAACACCCTGAATGGCAGTTTGGCAACAAAACTGAAGCAGATGTCATTATTGATTATTTGTTGGCGCATGGCGTTCCCAGCGGCCAAATATTTGCTGAAAAATTATCCACCAATTCGCTGGAAAACGTTAAATTTGCACTGAATGTTTTTGACTTTTCTCAAATAAATAGTTTGATGTTTGTTTGCAAAAGCCATGCAGCCGGCAGGCAGCTAAGAACACTCACTAAATACCTGCCTTCAACCATCAAATATGTCCCTTATACATTTGATGCAGAATACTCAGGTCAACCAGTAAGTCGAGAACAATGGATGGCTAGCAGTGTTGGCCGTTCCAGAGTATGGGGTGAATATTTGAGAATCCTATACTACGGTCAAAGGGGAGACATCTCGCCTCTTGAAATTGCGCCATGA
- a CDS encoding DUF2075 domain-containing protein, which produces MNKILKDQFMIDHLSDSQNKTISDMNTFIGKYLNGKQHAVAIIEGAAGTGKSVVLMRLVTKYMTDKRYKTALVVNHPELFKAYQDLADDIPGMAEKDILRPTPLINHAEKNHWKYDVIFVDEAHLLYSKSEPYAHYRGQNQLTDLMNLAKIVVVVYDFAQVFQSKMYWSKKLLRQTIGDHPYQLFNMDFQYRMVASDDQVRWMDDLTAEKPLKPFPTNSNFDFKVFSTAGALYEQIKKKNQEAGLSRVVATSGFPRIDGRHNVEMDTFSLPWDEWDPQRTHWAKRTSSIAQVGTIYTLQGFDLNYVGMIIGPSFGYDEKTDSMTIIPEKYSHKEIFKKRQDIQFTREEYKDFIANVLNVLIKRGKYGLYLTAYDDALRKRLVDLYENKN; this is translated from the coding sequence TTGAATAAAATTCTAAAAGACCAATTTATGATTGACCATTTATCGGATAGCCAAAACAAGACTATCTCCGACATGAACACTTTCATTGGCAAATATCTCAATGGCAAACAGCATGCCGTCGCCATTATCGAAGGGGCTGCCGGCACTGGCAAGTCAGTGGTTTTGATGCGCCTGGTCACAAAATATATGACCGATAAACGTTATAAAACGGCTTTGGTAGTTAATCATCCTGAACTCTTCAAGGCTTATCAAGATTTAGCAGATGATATACCTGGCATGGCTGAAAAAGATATTTTACGCCCGACGCCGCTGATTAATCATGCCGAAAAAAATCATTGGAAATATGATGTTATTTTCGTTGATGAGGCACATTTGCTTTATTCCAAATCGGAACCTTATGCGCATTATCGGGGCCAAAATCAGCTGACAGACTTGATGAATTTAGCCAAAATTGTCGTGGTTGTTTATGATTTTGCGCAAGTCTTCCAGTCAAAAATGTATTGGTCTAAAAAATTATTAAGGCAAACGATTGGCGATCATCCTTATCAGCTGTTTAATATGGATTTCCAGTACCGCATGGTTGCTAGCGATGACCAAGTCCGCTGGATGGATGATTTAACTGCCGAAAAGCCCTTAAAACCCTTTCCGACAAACAGTAATTTTGACTTCAAAGTGTTTTCGACTGCTGGTGCTTTGTATGAACAAATCAAAAAGAAAAACCAAGAAGCCGGCTTAAGCAGGGTGGTGGCAACTTCGGGTTTTCCTCGTATTGATGGCCGCCACAATGTTGAAATGGATACTTTTTCTCTGCCTTGGGATGAATGGGATCCGCAGCGGACACACTGGGCTAAGAGGACCTCTTCCATTGCACAAGTCGGGACGATTTACACGCTCCAAGGATTTGATTTGAATTATGTCGGTATGATTATCGGGCCATCTTTCGGCTATGACGAAAAGACAGACAGTATGACGATTATCCCGGAAAAATATTCACACAAAGAAATTTTCAAAAAGCGCCAAGACATTCAATTCACGAGGGAAGAATACAAAGATTTTATTGCTAATGTCCTGAATGTGCTGATTAAGCGTGGCAAATACGGTTTGTATCTGACGGCTTATGATGATGCTTTACGCAAACGTCTCGTGGATCTGTATGAGAACAAAAACTAA
- a CDS encoding MFS transporter — protein MTALLLGAALNPINDTLISTALVPIAHSFHIAVAQTVLLVSAPYLACAVAQPTAGKLSEQIGPRKTFLSGVIMVLLGGILGGLSQNLISLIVSRVIIGIGTSAGYPSAMFMVRARAKKAGMINAPGGVLAALAVVGLTFIAVGPPIGGVLVANLGWRMIFFINVPFALLTILFIFIGVEADEPLVHQSIKSLLMRIDIIGILGFAVMISALLLFLISIPSPEWISFIVFLIAGFLFVIWELRIQTPFFDIKELLSNTQLMLTYLRTMIAMLGAYIILYSLPQWLEDAHAYPADTAGLMIVPMGIVSAIVSTLISRKGFVLGSFIATGTSTVAGGILLTLLGGNNTLYLSLIVTAVFGITLGAAMGGGQLALFKQANPQRVGTASGLLRTFTYLGSISASSVTGIAFHQSVSDPGLHAIGLVVAILGVVILLITLANHLSHERVKS, from the coding sequence ATCACTGCTCTTCTATTAGGAGCGGCCCTAAATCCAATCAACGATACACTAATTTCCACGGCGCTTGTGCCAATTGCTCATAGTTTCCATATTGCAGTTGCTCAAACGGTTTTACTTGTCTCCGCGCCCTACTTAGCTTGTGCTGTCGCCCAACCGACTGCCGGCAAACTGTCTGAACAGATTGGCCCGCGCAAAACATTTCTTTCAGGCGTGATCATGGTTCTCCTAGGCGGTATTTTAGGTGGACTCAGTCAAAATTTGATTTCTCTAATTGTTTCTCGAGTCATTATCGGGATTGGAACATCAGCCGGTTATCCGTCGGCCATGTTCATGGTACGAGCTCGCGCTAAAAAAGCCGGGATGATCAATGCGCCAGGTGGTGTACTAGCAGCCTTGGCTGTTGTGGGCCTGACCTTTATTGCAGTAGGCCCGCCAATTGGTGGTGTACTTGTAGCCAACCTGGGTTGGCGCATGATTTTCTTCATTAATGTACCCTTTGCCTTGCTGACGATTTTGTTCATCTTTATTGGCGTGGAGGCCGACGAACCTCTGGTGCATCAGAGCATTAAAAGTTTATTGATGCGTATCGATATTATCGGTATTTTGGGATTTGCTGTGATGATTTCAGCTTTGCTGCTGTTTTTAATCTCAATCCCTTCACCTGAATGGATAAGTTTCATCGTTTTCTTGATTGCGGGTTTTCTGTTCGTCATCTGGGAATTACGTATACAGACACCATTTTTCGACATCAAGGAACTGCTTTCCAATACACAATTAATGCTGACATATTTAAGAACCATGATCGCCATGCTCGGCGCCTATATTATTTTGTACAGCTTGCCTCAGTGGCTCGAAGATGCGCATGCTTATCCTGCCGATACGGCTGGCTTGATGATCGTGCCAATGGGAATTGTGTCAGCGATCGTTTCCACTTTGATTTCTAGAAAAGGCTTTGTTCTGGGGTCTTTTATTGCAACTGGTACATCTACTGTGGCTGGTGGTATTCTGCTGACTTTGTTAGGCGGAAACAATACACTTTACTTGTCTCTGATAGTGACTGCTGTGTTCGGAATTACTTTAGGAGCTGCTATGGGCGGCGGTCAGTTGGCATTGTTCAAACAAGCGAATCCACAACGAGTCGGCACTGCTTCAGGCTTATTAAGAACATTCACTTATTTAGGCTCAATCAGCGCTTCTTCGGTCACCGGGATTGCTTTTCATCAGTCAGTCAGTGATCCTGGACTCCATGCAATCGGCCTGGTTGTCGCGATTTTAGGCGTCGTCATTTTGTTGATTACTTTAGCGAATCATTTGAGCCATGAGAGAGTGAAATCTTAA